AACCGCGAGATCAGCTCTCGTTGCCGGAATGCCGCGAGTGAGAAACCGTAGCGGGCGATGTCGAGACCGAGGCGGCGCAGGCGCCACTCACGCTCGTTCTGCTTGAAGACGATGCCCGCGGCGTCCGGACGGTTGTTGTATTTGGACGCGCCGTCTCCCTCAGACGCGGCGTGGTGGTATGGCCAGAGCCCGTCCACCCGGAACTCTGGCTGACCGTCGCCCACCCAGGCGTTCGACACCGGCGTCGGCAGACCGCCCACGATCGATGCGAATCGGCCAAGGGTCTCGATCGGGCTCTCCGACAGCGGATCGGCATATGTGGCCACCCACCGGGCTCTGGTGACACCGGGCCACCCGGACATGTGCTGGATGGCATCGGGCAGGTCACCGCCAGTGCGGACGGCCGCGTCGGCCACCACCAACGCCGCACCGACCGAGGCGGTCAACGCGATGGTGGCTGCCGTCCAAGCCCGGCTGACCAGCCGAGTGCGGATGAGCCTTTGTTGGTGATGTGACGGGATCTCGGCCGTATGAACGATGCCGTGCGCCCCTGTCTTTGATCCCCGACCGGCCTGTTTGGGCCTGACCGCGGTGGGTTTGGCTGGAGGCGGTCCCAAGGTCGGTAAACCCCAGACCGCCGCGGCCGACCAGCCGGTCAGGAAGGCATCAGGGCTGCACGAGAATAGGAACGCCCGGGCGGTGAGCTCGTGCAACGCCCAGTCGTCGAGCTCTCGCACGGTTTCGGCCGATGCGTAGACACCTTCTGCCAACCGGATGAGCAGCTGTGCTCTGGCCAGGCGGCTGAGATAGTCCGGCGAGATACCGACGGCCCGGGCAGTGCCGACGTCGATGAGGCCCTGGCACTGCCGGAGCAGCGTAACGATGCGCGAGGGCAGGCGGGTGTGACGGCGAGACATGATCGCAACTCTCATGTCCCGGAGCCCGTGCCGGAAGGGACACTGAGCCGATTGTGGATAGCCTTAGTCGGCGCGGCGGTGGGCCTGTGGACGGCGGCTGCGGGCGTGAGCCGGACCTTCGATACCAGGAACTGCACACAAGAGCCGGTTGAAGCGATTCACCGAGCGTTCTTGGTATCGAAGATGCGGCCCCTTACTCGCCGAGGGCGCCGTCGGCCAGCTCTCGGGCGATGTCGAGGTGACCGGCGTGCCGGGCGTACTCCTGGAGCACGTGGAAC
This sequence is a window from Phytoactinopolyspora mesophila. Protein-coding genes within it:
- a CDS encoding type IV toxin-antitoxin system AbiEi family antitoxin domain-containing protein, with translation MSRRHTRLPSRIVTLLRQCQGLIDVGTARAVGISPDYLSRLARAQLLIRLAEGVYASAETVRELDDWALHELTARAFLFSCSPDAFLTGWSAAAVWGLPTLGPPPAKPTAVRPKQAGRGSKTGAHGIVHTAEIPSHHQQRLIRTRLVSRAWTAATIALTASVGAALVVADAAVRTGGDLPDAIQHMSGWPGVTRARWVATYADPLSESPIETLGRFASIVGGLPTPVSNAWVGDGQPEFRVDGLWPYHHAASEGDGASKYNNRPDAAGIVFKQNEREWRLRRLGLDIARYGFSLAAFRQRELISRFAQLLRDNPPRSEPVRWWKHVPGVGPVEPEPADWPSPHPTGIVLPPGWWRDRR